ACCGTGCTGGCCGTCTCCGGGGCCCTGGGCGCCCGCCGCGTCTTCGCCTCCGCCGCCGAGGCCCTGCGGGCCGCCGGCCGCGCGCTggaggccggggggccgccggccgggccgCTGGGCGCCGCGGGGTCGGAGCGGGAGGCGGCCCGCCTCTTGCTGGGGGGCGACGGGGCCGGCCGCAAGGACCACGCGCTGGccgccctggcccacctgggccgGGCCCTGGGCCGGGCGCGCCGGCTGGTCCCCGGGGCCGACGGGCGGGAGCGGCTCTACCGCGCCCGCAAGAAGTGCCGCTTCCTCCTCAGCTGGACCAACGAGAACGAGGAGGCCCTGGCGCCGCTGGCCCGGGAGTGCCTCCGGGCCCGCCGGGAACGGGCCGCggccgaggaggaggcggcggccctcGCCGGGGAGCTGGAGCGGCTCTGGGGGGGCCCGACGCCTCCGCCGCCCAAGACGCTCGTCGAGGAACtcggctgaggggggggggggggggccgcggcccGCGGGGACCCTCCCCGCACAATaaaagcctgggcccgggagcccggggccccgtccctgtcttcctccctttctcccgccCCCGCGGGGCCCGCCGGAAGCCGGGGAGACGGCGGGACGCCAAGGAGCGCACGCTCTTTATCGAGACTCGGGGGGAAGCCCGAGCGGGGCGCGCCGCGGCCGGGGTCCCCGGGAGCGGGCGCGGCGCTCAGTAGACGTAGGGCAGGATGCGGTAGGGCACGCGCCGGCAGTAGTCGCGCCAGGCCAGGCCGTACTTGCGCAGACACTGGCGCTCGTCGCGGGCCTCGCGGTGCACCAGCAGGGCCGTGAAGTAGAGGACGTAGAAGtagggcaggaggtgggtgacgcctggggcgggggggtgcgAGCGGAGGGGCGCGTCCGTCAGGACCCCCGGGCCGGAGGAGCCGCGCGGGTCCCGGTCCGCCCCCCCGCTCGGCCCCGTCCCCGCTCACCGCAGGGCAGGGACCAGGCCAGGGCCATGATGAGGTCCCCGAGGTAGTTGGGGTGACGGACCAGCCCCCACCAGCCGGACACCAGGAGCCGCCGTCCGGTCGCCGTGGGGATGGTCTGGAGGCCTGCGGGGAAGGGGGACGTCGGcaccccgggggccgggcgggcccgcGGACCCCGTCGCGCCCCGTCTCCCCTCTCACCGGCCACCCGGGGGTCCGTCGGGTCCCTGCGGAAGATGTTCTTCTGCGAGTTGGCCCCTCGGAAGATGTAGTAGCCGATGGCTGCGGGGacgggagagggccgggggggggggggggggctgaggccTACGCCGACCACCCCCGCCCTCGGCTCCCGcgtcccgccggcccggcccgccccccctggcccccggcccgggccccgaccGTCGAGCAGGCAGATGGCGCAGGCGGCGGGGAGCCCCAGGGGCTGCGGGTGGCCCAGCAGGAACTGCGCCTGGAGGCTGTAGGTGAAGGGCACCCAGGCCAGGTCCCCGAAGGCCAGCATGAAGCCGAAGCCGTCGTGGGTGACGTCCACGGCGGTGAGCACGGCCtcctgcgggggcggggaggcggggggcgggctcAGGCCCCCGAcccggacccccccccggcctgggcccccgcctcctccccgctctCACCTCGTGCCAGAGGGCGTCGGCCACGTAGAGCAGCTGGAAGGCGTTGACCAGGCCCATGGCCAGAGAGGGCCGGCCCCCCCGCAGCTCGGCCTCCCGCAGCAGCAGGGCCAGGTTCAGCAGGGCCTGGCGGGACGGGGGCCAGGCTGGGCCTCCGGgaccgtcccccgccccgccgggcccccctccgcctccccgcccgcccgcccgcccgcccgcccgccggccggcccccgtACCCAGCCCATGAGACCGGGCCGCAGCTCACAGAAGTACTTGAGGTCGAAGGCGCCGACGCGGGGGTTCAGCTCGCGGCCCAGGAAGAAGTCGTAGAGCGGGTGGcctggccggggggccggggaggggtgggcggcccgagccgggggggggggtgggtcccGGCCGCCCGCCCTCTCGTCCTCCCCCGGCTCGGGGCGCCGCGCCGTTTGGGGGTCCCCGGCCCCTCTCACCTGTGTTGCCCCCCGGCGCCAGGGCGCAGGGCGGGGCCCGCCGGGCCTTGAGGTAGAGGAAGACGCTGAGGGCCGCGGCCGTGAGGGCGGCGGccgaggccaggggcaggagcaggtcgACCAGGGCGTCCAGGGGCAGCCCCGCCGCCAGCCCCGCGCCCACCAGCGCCGCCGTGGCTCCCAGGGCCCGGAAGCCTGAAACGGAGGGGACTCAGGGAGCGGGCCGGGACCCCGCGTCCTCCCCCGCACCCTCCGCCCCGCGgcgggtccccctcccccagccctcatgCCCAAGGCCCGAGGGGCGCCAGGGGGACGCCCCCGAccccgagggggaggggaggggagggcaggagagggcgtCGGGGGGCGCCGGGCCTTCCGCTTCTCCGCGgtgagggagggtcggggggcggcACCGTTGACGGGATAGCGCAGGCGGGTGTGGTCCGGGAGCCGCGTGCCCTCCGCCACCTAAGGACGACAGCGGAGGGGAGGAACGGCGTCCGggtcccccgccgccgcccccccccgcgaCCACCCACCCGTACCGGTCCGAGGGGCAGCAGGTAGAGGGCGGCCTGCAGGCCCAGCCagccgagcagcagcagcagcgcccgGGGGCTCCAGAAGGCGTGCGGGGCGGGCAGCGGGGCGGGCAGGCTCAGCAGGCTGCAGGGCCCCGACCGGCAGGTCAGCAGCAGGTGGAACAGGGTGgccgggagcagcagcagcagcagggccgagcctggggcgggggggagggggagggccgacGGGCGCGCTCGCTTAGTAAGGCTCGGCAAGGTTCGGCAAGACTCGGCTCGGTTCGGCaaggctcggctcggctcggcctccccttctgccccgctcccccacccccctctgcctcttgccctctttttcccagctccctttgCGTCTTGCccttgcccccacctccctcttgccccctttttcccaccccccccccccccccccacccttggcCTCTTTTTCCCGGCCGTCTTTTCCCAGCAGCGGGCGTGACGgtgctcgctcgctcgctcgctctgcCGCCCACCCACCCAGGGGCCCCCCGAATTCCAGctgcggcggggtgggggcgcgGCGGTTGGCGGCGGccatggcgggggcgggggcgggggcggggccctcgGGCAGGTGCTcgcgccccgccgcccctcccccggccgcgcgGCTCCGCACCAATGGGCGcgccgccggcctccccgcccgccaATGGGCGAGCGGGACggcggagagggggcggggcctcgccggGGCCACGCCCCGacaccgccccctgccggccgcggcCCGACCCTGCCACggcgacattcattcattcattcattcattcgtatttatggagcgctgactaggtgcagagcaccggactaagcgcttggaaggaacaagtcggcaacagatagagacggtccctgccgtttgacgggcacacggtctgatccggggggagacggacagacaagaacaacggcgcaggaggagaagaagagatcctttatggaggaggaggaggaggaagaagagactctTTATTGAGCggaagccccccggcccccaccccccgccgggcGGCAGGAGCTCGGGGTGCAGGGGGCGAGGagggtccccccccgcccccgggacagGACGTGCGTGCGATGGGAGACgtcgggccggggcgggagggcggtcGTCGCCCCCCGCCGGGGCCTAGCCGCGCTCGCAGATGACCTCGATGACGC
This portion of the Ornithorhynchus anatinus isolate Pmale09 chromosome 3, mOrnAna1.pri.v4, whole genome shotgun sequence genome encodes:
- the TM7SF2 gene encoding delta(14)-sterol reductase TM7SF2 isoform X2; this encodes MAAANRRAPTPPQLEFGGPLGSALLLLLLPATLFHLLLTCRSGPCSLLSLPAPLPAPHAFWSPRALLLLLGWLGLQAALYLLPLGPVAEGTRLPDHTRLRYPVNGFRALGATAALVGAGLAAGLPLDALVDLLLPLASAAALTAAALSVFLYLKARRAPPCALAPGGNTGHPLYDFFLGRELNPRVGAFDLKYFCPAEPGPAAAGGRAAGGPALSGHGPGQRLPAALRGRRPLARAIGYYIFRGANSQKNIFRRDPTDPRVAGLQTIPTATGRRLLVSGWWGLVRHPNYLGDLIMALAWSLPCGVTHLLPYFYVLYFTALLVHREARDERQCLRKYGLAWRDYCRRVPYRILPYVY
- the TM7SF2 gene encoding delta(14)-sterol reductase TM7SF2 isoform X1 encodes the protein MAAANRRAPTPPQLEFGGPLGSALLLLLLPATLFHLLLTCRSGPCSLLSLPAPLPAPHAFWSPRALLLLLGWLGLQAALYLLPLGPVAEGTRLPDHTRLRYPVNGFRALGATAALVGAGLAAGLPLDALVDLLLPLASAAALTAAALSVFLYLKARRAPPCALAPGGNTGHPLYDFFLGRELNPRVGAFDLKYFCELRPGLMGWALLNLALLLREAELRGGRPSLAMGLVNAFQLLYVADALWHEEAVLTAVDVTHDGFGFMLAFGDLAWVPFTYSLQAQFLLGHPQPLGLPAACAICLLDAIGYYIFRGANSQKNIFRRDPTDPRVAGLQTIPTATGRRLLVSGWWGLVRHPNYLGDLIMALAWSLPCGVTHLLPYFYVLYFTALLVHREARDERQCLRKYGLAWRDYCRRVPYRILPYVY